GGAAGAAATTGTTTTCCAATTTATTTTGCTCTATCAGGAACTATTATTACCACATACATCGTACCGGTAGGCGCACTTGATATTTGGAAAGAGCGTCTTATAACGCTGGAGATTATGAATTATAACTAGAACATCATAGCTAACGAAAGCGAGCCAAGACGAAGGAATATTTCCTTGTCATGCTCGCTTATTCTCGTTGTCAGCATAGGAAATATGGCCTGCATATAATGTGAGTGGGGGCTCTTTCCTTCTGCTTGCAGTAACTTTTATACTAGAGAGATATATTACAATAATAGGATATTAATTTTACCACTGTACAGACAAAGGAGAATTATGAATGGATAGAATGTGTAAATCAGCAATGCTGTTACTAGCTCTGATGATGTGTTGGACGTTAGCGGCTTGTTCCGGGAACACTAACATGTCGAGCAATGGCACTGCTGAGGAGCGTGCGGACTCGAAAGCTAATCTTATGGAGGCAAATGCATCTCGAATAAAGCCTTCTTCGGATGAGCCTGCTTGGAAGCTGGACACGACACCGATCACGTTTGACTGGTATATCAACTTCGATTGGTTCACCGGCAAGTGGGGAGGAAACGTCGTTTCCGATTATATAACGAAGAAGACGGGCGTCAGTTTGAACTTTATCGTGCCTACTGGGGACGCCGGCGAGAAGCTCAACACGTTGATGTCAGCAAGGTCGCTCCCTGACTTCATCACGTTAGGCTGGTACGAGGATGCCGTGCAGAAGATGATTAATGGAGATATGGTGCTTCCATTGAATGAGCTAGCGGATCAGTATGATCCTTATTTCTTTAAAGTCGCAGACCCCACGAAGCTTAGCTGGTTTACACAGGCTGACGGCAATGTGTATAGCTACCCGAATGCATCTTCATCCCCTGCGGATTATCGAAAATATGGTCAGCTTTTTACGTCTAATCAGACCTTTGTTGTTCGGAAAGACATATATGAAGCACTTGGGAAGCCGGATATGAGCACGCCGGAAGGGTTTCTCGGTGCGCTGAAGGCTGCGAAGGAGAAGTTTCCGGAAGTGGACGGTCAGCCGCTCATTCCGATCGGCCTGCATGAATTTACGGAAACCGGCAACTATTCGTTGGAATCATATCTTCAAGACTTCCTAGCCATTCCGCAGCAGAAAAACGGCAAACTGTACGACCGTCGAAGCGATCCAACCTATCTGAAATGGCTAAAGGTGTTCCGCCAAGCGAATGAGGATGGGCTGATGCCGACAGATGTCTTTCTTGATGAAAAACGATGGGAGAAGGATGAAAAAATATCGCAAGGGCGCTATTTTGCCATGTTGTATCAGTGGTCTGATTTTTCAGAGATTAACCAAAAGTTGTATCAGAAGGACCCGAATAAGGTGTATATCGCGATAGATGGTCCGGCGAATGATGCGCATGATGCGCCAACACTTGCAGGAAATGGCGTCTCCGGTTGGACGGTGACGCTCATTTCGAAGAATGTCAAGGATAAGAAGCGGGCAATTGCCTTCCTCAGCTATTTGCTCAGCGAAGAGGGAAACAAGGATCTGTTCTTAGGAGAGAAGGGCGTTACCTACGATACGATAGACGGCAAAGATCAGTTCCGGCCGGAGGTCATGCACCTGCTCAACACCGACCGTCAAGCGTTCGAAAGAAAATATGGCGGTGATTATATGTACTGGATGCTAATGGATACGAACATGAATCTAGCATGGATGACGGGGATGGGTGCTGAGCCTTCCAAACAAATTACGGATTGGACGAGGGGCAAGACGATCAGCATGAGCGAGTTCGAAAATCTAGATCCGGACCCGACGACGAAGGAAGGTATTGCGTTTGAAAAAAACACGCGGCTCTGGGCCGAGACGCTGCCGAAGCTGTTGATGTCCAAGTCAGATGCTGAATTCGATCAACTGTACACCAAATTCATGAAGAGCACTACCGAGGATCCCGAGTATGAATTCATCCTAGATAGCCGCCAAGCAGCCTATGAACGAAATGTACAGAAGCTGAAGTCGTCGTTCAATCAATAGTTCTATAGAGGAAGCAGCAGGATGTGAAACAGGAGATGCGATTCACGGCAATCCGATGGTTATTAGGGATACGTGCATTTACGTTTAAACTTTCGCTTCAAGTCAAACTGATCCTGTCATTTGTGTTCGTTATCTTCATTCCGGTTGTTCTATTCTCCTGGTATACGCTCAATGAAGAGTACGCCAGTGCAATGAAAGAATTGACGGAGACCAACGAGAATGTGCTGGAAGTAGAGAAGATAAACATTGATAATAACATAGAACTGATGAGATGGACCGGTCAGCTTGCGTTATCCAATCGGGAAATGAACAATTATCTGCAAATTGA
This is a stretch of genomic DNA from Brevibacillus choshinensis. It encodes these proteins:
- a CDS encoding extracellular solute-binding protein, which encodes MDRMCKSAMLLLALMMCWTLAACSGNTNMSSNGTAEERADSKANLMEANASRIKPSSDEPAWKLDTTPITFDWYINFDWFTGKWGGNVVSDYITKKTGVSLNFIVPTGDAGEKLNTLMSARSLPDFITLGWYEDAVQKMINGDMVLPLNELADQYDPYFFKVADPTKLSWFTQADGNVYSYPNASSSPADYRKYGQLFTSNQTFVVRKDIYEALGKPDMSTPEGFLGALKAAKEKFPEVDGQPLIPIGLHEFTETGNYSLESYLQDFLAIPQQKNGKLYDRRSDPTYLKWLKVFRQANEDGLMPTDVFLDEKRWEKDEKISQGRYFAMLYQWSDFSEINQKLYQKDPNKVYIAIDGPANDAHDAPTLAGNGVSGWTVTLISKNVKDKKRAIAFLSYLLSEEGNKDLFLGEKGVTYDTIDGKDQFRPEVMHLLNTDRQAFERKYGGDYMYWMLMDTNMNLAWMTGMGAEPSKQITDWTRGKTISMSEFENLDPDPTTKEGIAFEKNTRLWAETLPKLLMSKSDAEFDQLYTKFMKSTTEDPEYEFILDSRQAAYERNVQKLKSSFNQ